A genomic stretch from Hymenobacter psoromatis includes:
- a CDS encoding metal-dependent hydrolase — MAENLPEVWLRGPLPAVPPLLQPVAHALLQAREEVAALMASFPADRLATRPLGLASVGFHLRHLTGVLDRTFTYARGEVLSKTQLDYLAAESQPPTPAAAAPKLVQAFHQQVDKALMQLQNTAEATLPEWRGVGRAQLPSTVIGLLMHAAEHTTRHVGQLLVTARVVRAA; from the coding sequence ATGGCTGAGAACTTACCCGAAGTGTGGCTGCGCGGCCCGCTGCCCGCCGTGCCGCCGCTGCTTCAGCCGGTGGCCCACGCCCTGCTGCAAGCCCGCGAAGAAGTAGCGGCGCTCATGGCCAGCTTTCCGGCCGACCGCCTGGCGACCCGGCCGCTGGGCCTGGCCTCGGTGGGCTTCCACCTGCGCCACCTCACGGGCGTGCTCGACCGCACGTTTACCTATGCCCGCGGCGAGGTCCTCAGCAAAACCCAGTTGGATTACCTGGCCGCCGAGAGCCAGCCGCCCACGCCCGCCGCCGCCGCGCCCAAGCTGGTGCAAGCCTTTCATCAACAAGTAGATAAAGCCCTGATGCAGCTGCAAAACACCGCCGAAGCCACGTTGCCCGAGTGGCGGGGGGTAGGGCGCGCCCAGCTGCCCAGCACCGTAATCGGCCTGCTAATGCACGCCGCCGAGCACACCACCCGCCACGTGGGCCAGCTGCTGGTGACGGCCCGCGTGGTGCGGGCCGCGTAA